From Streptosporangium album, the proteins below share one genomic window:
- a CDS encoding NAD(P)/FAD-dependent oxidoreductase: MNRNSKHIVVVGGGYVGLYTVLRLQHTLRKELRDGSVHITVLTPESHMTYQPFLPEAAAGNLSPRHVVVPLRRVLKKATILNGKVSRVNHAAKSVTFAPNVGTPHEIDYDIVVMAAGSISRTLPIPGLADAAIGFKTVGESIALRNRVLELLDRAESDGDEALRRRALTFVVVGGGFAGVEALAELEDMAVDAVRYYRNVSREDMRWVLVEATDRILPEVGPEMGKWTAEQLRERGMEVKMNTRLDSCVGGLVKLSDGDEFESATIVWTAGVKPSPVVNAGDLPLDERGRIKTTARLTVAGVEDAFSAGDVAGVPDVTNPGRYCAPNAQHAVRQAKVLADNITRHLHGQELVDYRHKYVGSVAGLGLHKGVANVYGVKLRGLPAWFMHRTYHLSRVPTLNRKVRVTADWTLALFFKRETVSLGEIEAPRTEFREAAAA; encoded by the coding sequence GTGAACCGCAACTCCAAGCACATCGTGGTCGTCGGTGGGGGCTACGTCGGTCTCTACACCGTGCTGCGTCTGCAGCACACGCTCCGCAAGGAACTGCGCGACGGCAGCGTGCACATCACTGTCCTCACTCCCGAATCCCATATGACCTACCAGCCGTTCCTGCCCGAGGCGGCGGCGGGAAACCTCTCGCCCCGGCACGTGGTCGTCCCGCTCCGCCGGGTGCTGAAGAAGGCGACGATCCTCAACGGCAAGGTCTCCAGGGTCAACCACGCGGCCAAGTCGGTCACTTTCGCGCCCAACGTCGGCACACCCCATGAGATCGACTACGACATCGTGGTCATGGCCGCCGGCTCGATCTCCCGCACGCTGCCCATCCCCGGTCTCGCCGACGCCGCGATCGGCTTCAAGACGGTGGGCGAGTCGATCGCACTCCGCAACCGGGTGCTCGAGCTCCTCGACCGCGCCGAGTCCGACGGTGACGAGGCGCTGCGCCGCAGGGCGCTGACGTTCGTCGTGGTCGGCGGCGGCTTCGCGGGCGTCGAGGCGCTCGCCGAGCTGGAGGACATGGCCGTCGACGCCGTCCGCTACTACCGCAACGTCTCCCGTGAGGACATGCGCTGGGTCCTCGTCGAGGCGACCGACCGCATCCTCCCCGAGGTCGGCCCCGAGATGGGCAAGTGGACCGCCGAGCAGCTCCGCGAGCGCGGCATGGAAGTCAAGATGAACACCCGCCTGGACTCCTGCGTGGGTGGCCTGGTCAAGCTCTCCGACGGTGACGAGTTCGAGTCGGCGACCATCGTGTGGACCGCCGGTGTGAAGCCCAGCCCGGTCGTCAACGCCGGTGACCTGCCGCTGGACGAGCGCGGCCGGATCAAGACGACCGCACGACTGACCGTGGCCGGGGTCGAGGACGCCTTCTCGGCCGGAGACGTGGCCGGGGTGCCCGACGTGACCAACCCGGGTCGGTATTGCGCGCCCAACGCCCAGCACGCCGTACGGCAGGCCAAGGTCCTCGCCGACAACATCACCCGTCACCTTCATGGGCAGGAGCTGGTCGACTACCGCCACAAGTATGTCGGATCGGTCGCCGGTCTGGGCCTGCACAAGGGTGTCGCCAACGTCTACGGTGTCAAGCTCCGCGGACTGCCCGCGTGGTTCATGCACCGCACCTACCACCTGTCGCGGGTGCCCACCCTCAACCGTAAGGTCCGTGTGACGGCGGACTGGACCCTGGCACTGTTCTTCAAGAGGGAGACCGTCTCGCTCGGAGAGATCGAGGCGCCGCGGACGGAGTTCCGCGAGGCGGCGGCGGCCTGA
- a CDS encoding uracil-DNA glycosylase, protein MSHVPPGSGWPEDPARPDTPVAHDPSEVVELAGASPTLAELAARQSVCRACPRLVEWREEVATVKRRAFAGETYWGRPIAGWGEEKPEVLIVGLAPAAHGGNRTGRIFTGDRSGDWLFASLHRTGLAARETSVHAGDGQRLIGARMVAAVRCAPPANRPEPAERAACFPWLTREIALVAGSVRVVVALGGFAWQAVWPALRDAGYDLPRPRPPFGHGAEVEISRDGTPAHLLGCYHPSQQNTFTGRVTAGMLDELFTRANALRCL, encoded by the coding sequence ATGAGCCACGTTCCTCCCGGATCCGGCTGGCCGGAAGACCCCGCCCGGCCGGACACCCCCGTCGCGCACGACCCCTCGGAGGTGGTCGAGCTCGCGGGCGCGAGCCCCACCCTCGCCGAACTCGCGGCCCGTCAGTCGGTCTGCCGGGCCTGCCCGCGTCTGGTGGAGTGGCGTGAGGAGGTCGCCACGGTCAAGCGGCGGGCCTTCGCCGGGGAGACCTACTGGGGGCGGCCCATCGCCGGATGGGGGGAGGAGAAGCCGGAGGTCCTCATCGTGGGGCTGGCCCCGGCCGCGCACGGCGGCAACCGCACCGGCCGCATCTTCACCGGGGACCGGAGCGGAGACTGGCTGTTCGCCTCGCTCCACCGGACGGGCCTGGCCGCCCGGGAGACCAGTGTCCACGCGGGTGACGGGCAGCGGCTCATCGGCGCGCGTATGGTGGCCGCCGTCCGCTGCGCTCCACCGGCCAACAGACCCGAGCCGGCGGAGCGGGCCGCCTGTTTCCCGTGGCTGACCCGGGAGATCGCACTGGTCGCGGGGAGCGTGCGGGTGGTGGTCGCCCTGGGTGGGTTCGCCTGGCAGGCGGTCTGGCCCGCGCTCAGGGACGCCGGATACGACCTGCCGCGCCCGAGGCCGCCCTTCGGGCACGGTGCCGAGGTGGAGATCTCCCGTGACGGAACTCCGGCGCATCTTCTCGGCTGCTATCACCCGAGTCAGCAGAACACGTTCACCGGCCGTGTGACGGCAGGGATGCTTGACGAGCTGTTCACCAGGGCAAACGCCCTGCGTTGCTTGTGA
- a CDS encoding Ppx/GppA phosphatase family protein, producing the protein MTHVAAIDCGTNSVRLLIADIHADALTDVERRMEIVRLGQGVDRTGRLAPEALERTFGAMRGYAKLIDQHGASAVRVVATSATRDAANRQDFVDGVREIFGVEPEVITGAEEAELSFAGATRDLARLSPETGMPAPDGTRPPYLVVDIGGGSTEFVIGSTHVEAALSVDIGCVRLTERHLRDAGTPPAAEVVEAMLADIDEALDRVSQEVPVERALTLVGLAGSVTTVAGIALDLPEYDPKKIHHSRVPAIRVHEVSRRLLEMTHDERASIPVMHPGRVDVIGAGALILDRIIERYGFTEVVVSEHDILDGIAWLASKP; encoded by the coding sequence GTGACCCACGTCGCAGCCATCGACTGTGGCACCAATTCCGTCCGCCTGCTCATCGCGGACATCCACGCCGACGCCCTGACCGACGTCGAGCGGCGGATGGAGATCGTCCGGCTCGGCCAGGGGGTGGACAGGACCGGCAGATTGGCCCCTGAGGCCCTGGAGCGCACGTTCGGCGCGATGCGCGGCTACGCCAAGCTCATCGACCAGCACGGTGCCTCCGCGGTCCGTGTGGTGGCCACCAGCGCCACCAGGGACGCCGCCAACCGGCAGGACTTCGTGGACGGTGTGCGCGAGATCTTCGGCGTGGAGCCCGAGGTGATCACGGGTGCCGAGGAGGCGGAGCTGTCGTTCGCCGGGGCCACCCGCGACCTCGCACGGCTCTCGCCCGAGACCGGCATGCCCGCTCCCGACGGCACCCGCCCGCCGTATCTCGTGGTCGACATCGGTGGGGGCTCCACCGAGTTCGTGATCGGTTCCACGCACGTGGAGGCCGCGCTGTCGGTGGACATCGGTTGTGTGCGGCTGACCGAGCGGCACCTGCGCGACGCGGGAACCCCTCCGGCCGCCGAGGTGGTCGAGGCCATGCTCGCCGACATCGACGAGGCACTCGACCGGGTCTCCCAGGAGGTGCCGGTGGAGCGGGCGCTCACATTGGTGGGCCTCGCGGGTTCCGTCACCACCGTTGCCGGAATAGCGCTTGATCTGCCGGAATACGACCCGAAGAAAATCCACCACTCACGTGTTCCGGCAATTCGGGTTCATGAGGTTTCCCGGCGTCTGCTGGAGATGACCCATGACGAGCGGGCGTCCATTCCCGTCATGCATCCCGGGAGGGTCGACGTGATCGGCGCCGGTGCCCTGATTCTGGACCGGATCATCGAGCGATACGGCTTCACAGAGGTAGTCGTCAGTGAACACGACATTTTGGATGGAATCGCCTGGTTGGCATCTAAACCCTGA
- a CDS encoding DUF501 domain-containing protein, which translates to MVDDRDVAAVERQLGRTPRGLRRVAHRCPCGLPDVVETAPRLPDGSPFPTLFYLTCPRAASAIGTLETSGMMRVMQARLAEEPDLARAYQAAHDDYVARRDKAAAEDGLEPLPRDMQSTGGMPTRVKCLHALVGHELAVPGSNPFGREALDALGEWWADGPCCAVDETGRADTTDRVGAAGAATTASPEEETP; encoded by the coding sequence ATGGTGGATGATCGCGATGTGGCGGCGGTGGAGCGGCAGCTCGGCCGGACGCCGAGGGGCCTGCGACGGGTGGCGCACCGCTGCCCGTGCGGGCTGCCCGACGTGGTGGAGACCGCTCCCCGGCTCCCCGACGGATCACCTTTCCCGACCCTGTTCTACCTGACCTGCCCGCGGGCCGCCTCGGCGATCGGCACGCTGGAGACCTCCGGGATGATGCGGGTCATGCAGGCGAGGCTCGCCGAGGAGCCCGATCTGGCCCGGGCCTACCAGGCCGCTCACGACGACTACGTCGCGCGCCGCGACAAGGCCGCCGCCGAGGACGGCCTGGAGCCGCTGCCCAGGGACATGCAGAGCACCGGAGGCATGCCGACCCGGGTGAAGTGCCTGCACGCCCTGGTCGGCCACGAGCTCGCGGTCCCCGGGAGCAACCCGTTCGGCCGCGAGGCCCTCGACGCGCTCGGTGAATGGTGGGCCGACGGGCCCTGCTGCGCCGTCGACGAGACCGGACGGGCCGACACCACCGACAGGGTGGGCGCCGCAGGGGCGGCCACGACCGCGAGCCCCGAAGAGGAGACCCCGTGA
- a CDS encoding FtsB family cell division protein — translation MAKRPQLTGRAAILAVVVCAIAMSLAYPVREYIAQRRHITQLQQQQTRELEAIKALDDRRRQLQDPGYIKRQARERLFYCDPGHKCYVVMGEKPAEGRGTAGEKKAARPPWYQTLWESVEAADTGKGQKAAKPAG, via the coding sequence ATGGCGAAACGGCCGCAGCTGACGGGGCGGGCCGCGATCCTCGCGGTCGTGGTGTGCGCGATCGCCATGAGCCTCGCCTACCCGGTCAGGGAGTACATCGCGCAGCGCCGCCACATCACCCAGCTCCAGCAGCAGCAGACCAGGGAGCTTGAGGCCATCAAGGCCCTGGACGACCGGCGCAGGCAGCTCCAGGACCCCGGCTACATCAAACGCCAGGCCAGGGAGCGGCTCTTCTACTGCGACCCCGGGCACAAGTGCTACGTCGTCATGGGTGAGAAACCCGCGGAGGGCAGGGGCACGGCGGGAGAGAAGAAGGCCGCCCGGCCACCGTGGTACCAGACGCTCTGGGAGTCGGTTGAGGCGGCCGACACCGGGAAGGGCCAGAAGGCGGCCAAGCCTGCCGGGTGA
- the eno gene encoding phosphopyruvate hydratase, giving the protein MASIEGVTAREILDSRGNPTVEVDILLDDGSEARAAVPSGASTGQFEAVELRDGDERYGGKGVEKAVLGVTDEIADEIIGFDAAEQRSIDQVMIDLDGTPNKARLGANAILGVSLAVAKAAAESAELPLFRYLGGPNAHVLPVPMMNILNGGAHADTNVDIQEFMIAPIGAESFREAVRMGTEVYHALKAVLKEKGYATGLGDEGGFAPNLPSNRDALDLILVAIEKAGYVPGEDVGLALDVAASEFHSDGVYTIDGKGLSAAELVAFYEDLVANYPLVSIEDPLDESDWEGWNAITRALGDKVQLVGDDLFVTNPERLARGIAEGTANALLVKVNQIGTLTETLDAVDLAHRNGYRCMMSHRSGETEDTTIADLAVATNCGQIKTGAPARSDRVAKYNQLLRIEELLDDAARYAGRAAFPRFQR; this is encoded by the coding sequence GTGGCTTCCATCGAGGGCGTCACCGCCCGCGAGATCCTTGACTCCAGGGGCAACCCGACGGTCGAGGTCGACATCCTGCTGGACGACGGCAGCGAGGCCCGCGCCGCCGTTCCGAGCGGCGCGTCCACCGGCCAGTTCGAGGCCGTGGAGCTGCGTGACGGCGACGAGCGCTACGGCGGCAAGGGCGTGGAGAAGGCCGTTCTCGGCGTGACCGACGAGATCGCCGACGAGATCATCGGGTTCGACGCCGCCGAGCAGCGCAGCATCGACCAGGTCATGATCGACCTGGACGGCACGCCCAACAAGGCCCGGCTGGGCGCCAACGCCATCCTGGGGGTCTCCCTGGCCGTGGCCAAGGCCGCCGCCGAGAGCGCCGAGCTGCCGCTGTTCCGCTACCTCGGCGGGCCGAACGCGCACGTGCTCCCCGTCCCGATGATGAACATCCTCAACGGTGGCGCGCACGCCGACACCAACGTGGACATCCAGGAGTTCATGATCGCGCCGATCGGCGCGGAGTCGTTCCGCGAGGCCGTGCGGATGGGGACCGAGGTCTACCACGCGCTCAAGGCCGTGCTGAAGGAGAAGGGCTACGCCACCGGCCTGGGTGACGAGGGCGGCTTCGCGCCGAACCTGCCCTCCAACCGCGACGCGCTGGACCTGATCCTGGTCGCCATCGAGAAGGCCGGCTACGTGCCCGGCGAGGACGTCGGGCTGGCGCTCGACGTGGCCGCCTCGGAGTTCCACTCGGACGGCGTCTACACCATCGACGGCAAGGGGCTGTCGGCCGCCGAACTGGTCGCCTTCTACGAGGACCTGGTCGCCAACTACCCGCTGGTCTCCATCGAGGACCCGCTGGACGAGAGCGACTGGGAGGGCTGGAACGCCATCACCAGGGCACTCGGCGACAAGGTCCAGCTCGTCGGCGACGACCTGTTCGTGACCAACCCCGAGCGGCTGGCCCGCGGCATCGCCGAAGGCACCGCCAACGCGCTGCTGGTCAAGGTCAACCAGATCGGCACCCTGACCGAGACGCTCGACGCCGTGGACCTGGCCCACCGCAACGGCTACCGCTGCATGATGAGCCACCGCTCCGGCGAGACCGAGGACACCACGATCGCCGATCTCGCCGTGGCCACCAACTGCGGCCAGATCAAGACCGGCGCCCCGGCCCGCTCCGACCGCGTGGCCAAGTACAACCAGCTGCTCCGCATCGAGGAGCTTCTCGACGACGCCGCCCGCTACGCGGGTCGCGCGGCGTTCCCCCGGTTCCAGCGGTAG
- a CDS encoding MazG family protein yields the protein MPLIVVTTSPRVAPGLLSRHAWQVLQDGPVRTASADHPHLPYLADAGIAVEVVTPDPAALVREAVTGTVVWLEADETLMRSIGYAAVALEDPPVIEVVPGSYDLPGARLLDLVAVMDRLRTGCPWDAEQTHESLAPYLLEEAYEVLETIEEGDHAALREELGDLLLQVAFHARVARERSDGFDIDDVAEGIVAKLVRRHPHVFADTRVEGAEEVSDNWETIKAAERAAKNGGDAGSVLDGVPMGQPALSLTAQLLRRAERAGAPADLSSEPSEPAEGLGGRLFELVRQAHAAGLDPEAELRAAARAYRERVRAWESGGGPRSGVS from the coding sequence ATGCCCCTGATCGTCGTCACCACCTCGCCCCGGGTCGCCCCGGGGCTGCTCAGCCGTCATGCGTGGCAGGTCCTCCAGGACGGTCCGGTGCGCACCGCGTCGGCGGACCACCCGCACCTGCCCTACCTCGCCGACGCGGGGATCGCCGTCGAGGTCGTGACGCCGGACCCGGCGGCGCTGGTGCGGGAGGCGGTCACCGGGACCGTGGTGTGGCTGGAGGCCGACGAGACGCTGATGCGCTCCATCGGCTACGCGGCCGTGGCGCTGGAGGACCCGCCGGTGATCGAGGTGGTGCCGGGCTCCTACGACCTGCCGGGAGCCCGGCTGCTCGACCTGGTCGCGGTGATGGACCGCCTCCGGACGGGCTGCCCCTGGGACGCCGAGCAGACCCACGAGTCGCTGGCGCCGTACCTCCTCGAAGAGGCCTACGAGGTGCTGGAGACCATCGAGGAGGGCGACCACGCCGCCCTCCGTGAGGAGCTGGGCGACCTGCTCCTGCAGGTGGCCTTCCACGCGCGGGTCGCCCGCGAGCGCTCCGACGGGTTCGACATCGACGACGTGGCCGAGGGGATCGTCGCCAAGCTCGTCCGCCGCCACCCGCACGTCTTCGCCGACACCCGGGTGGAGGGCGCCGAGGAGGTCAGCGACAACTGGGAGACCATCAAGGCCGCCGAGCGCGCGGCCAAGAACGGCGGCGACGCGGGATCCGTCCTGGACGGTGTCCCGATGGGCCAGCCCGCGCTGTCCCTGACCGCTCAGCTCCTCCGGCGCGCCGAGCGCGCCGGAGCCCCCGCCGACCTCTCCTCTGAGCCCTCCGAGCCCGCCGAGGGCCTGGGCGGGCGGCTCTTCGAGCTCGTACGGCAGGCGCACGCGGCCGGCCTCGACCCGGAGGCCGAGCTGCGCGCCGCCGCCCGCGCCTATCGCGAGCGGGTCCGTGCCTGGGAGTCGGGCGGCGGTCCCCGGAGCGGGGTGTCCTGA
- a CDS encoding SurA N-terminal domain-containing protein: MKSTRVRIILAVAAAGVALTACSPTQAGAAAIVGGQRISSSQLDGNVRELEAALTKAGGSAEQLQSYGSLPQLVLYQTATAKQLTIAAERQGVTATEGEVDQLITAAGGQAKYEQQMLQQAVPPSEMRAYAKASLMASKLAAKYGGGTDQAALQRGTAQASKDVQAVKIDWNPRYGTFNAQPSQQQPRIFLTGDRFGKVPAAQAESAPQQ, from the coding sequence GTGAAGTCGACTCGAGTGCGTATCATCCTGGCGGTCGCCGCCGCGGGTGTCGCGCTGACCGCCTGCTCTCCGACGCAGGCCGGTGCCGCGGCCATCGTGGGCGGGCAGCGGATCAGCTCCAGCCAGCTGGACGGCAACGTGCGGGAGCTGGAGGCCGCGCTGACCAAGGCCGGCGGTTCCGCGGAGCAGCTGCAGTCCTACGGAAGCCTCCCGCAGCTCGTGCTGTACCAGACCGCCACCGCCAAGCAGCTCACCATCGCGGCCGAGCGCCAAGGTGTCACGGCGACCGAGGGGGAGGTCGACCAGTTGATCACGGCCGCCGGTGGCCAGGCCAAGTACGAGCAGCAGATGCTCCAGCAGGCCGTGCCGCCGTCGGAGATGCGCGCTTACGCCAAGGCGAGCCTGATGGCCAGCAAGCTCGCGGCCAAGTACGGCGGAGGCACCGACCAGGCCGCCCTGCAGCGTGGCACGGCGCAGGCGAGCAAGGACGTCCAGGCGGTGAAGATCGACTGGAACCCCCGCTACGGCACGTTCAACGCGCAGCCGAGCCAGCAGCAGCCGCGCATCTTCCTCACCGGCGACCGCTTCGGCAAGGTCCCCGCCGCCCAGGCCGAGTCCGCGCCGCAGCAGTAA
- the mfd gene encoding transcription-repair coupling factor, which yields MSLSGLLDLVVAEPKLASALEDLRGGDSSDVSLIAPPALRPFTVAALAREGAKDEGRTVLAVTATGREAEDLAAALTGLLDPSTVAVFPAWETLPHERLSPRGDTVGQRLAVLRRLAHPVEGDAAAGPLRVIVAPVRAVLQPIVRGLGDLRPVRLRAGDDADLEGVVHRLVENGYNRVDMVEKRGEVAVRGGLLDVFPPTEEHPLRLEFWGDSVEEIRWFKVADQRSLEVAEEGLFAAPCRELLLTADVRERARELAGQHPALAEILDQLAEGVPMEGMEAFAPVLAGEMDLLVDHLPEQAAVFVCDPERIRGRADELVRTSQEFLEASWINAASGGEAPIDLGAAAFQTLEDIREHARELGQPWWSIAPFGGDDLGDGLVLAAHEAEAYRGDTQRALGDIKGWLDEHKVVVLLSEGHGPAERMVELLKGVDLPARLEREIDRAPDAKVVHVSTGLIEHGFVGPDLAVLTHLDLVGQKASTKDMRRLPSKRRNMVDPLQLKVGDHVVHEQHGVGRYIEMVQRTVQGATREYLVIEYARGDRLYVPTDQLDEVTRYVGGESPTLNRMGGADWAKAKTKAKKAVKEIAGELIRLYSARMASPGHAFGPDTPWQREMEDAFPYAETGDQLEAIDEVKRDMERPIPMDRLICGDVGYGKTEIAVRAAFKAVQDGKQVAVLVPTTLLVQQHLSTFAERFSGFPLNVRPMSRFQSDGEVKATMEGMRDGSVDVVIGTHRLFSPEVRFKELGLIIIDEEQRFGVEHKETMKHLRTQVDVLAMSATPIPRTLEMGITGIREMSTILTPPEERHPILTFVGPYDNKQIGAAIRRELMRDGQVFFVHNRVASINKVAAMLHELVPEARIAVAHGQMQEHQLEKIMVGFWERDFDVLVCTTIVESGLDVPNANTLIVDRADNYGLSQLHQLRGRVGRGRERGYAYFLYPPEKPLTETAHERLATISQHTEMGAGMYVAMKDLEIRGAGNILGAEQSGFIAGVGFDLYVRMMAEAVQEQKAKLSGGPVEEERPDVKVELPINAHIPHDYVTSERLRLEAYKRIAAIGSDVQAAEVRDELVDRYGRPPQEVENLLEVARFRIRARLAGLTDVTLQGQNIRFAPVTLRDSQQVRLQRLYPKALLKQASGTLLVPVPKTRPLGGQPLRDLDLLRWCGDLVEAMFLENMPVK from the coding sequence ATGAGCCTTTCCGGACTGCTGGACCTTGTCGTCGCGGAGCCGAAACTGGCCTCCGCCCTTGAGGACCTCCGAGGGGGAGACTCCTCCGACGTGTCGCTGATCGCGCCGCCCGCGCTGCGGCCGTTCACCGTGGCCGCGCTGGCGAGGGAGGGGGCCAAGGACGAGGGGCGGACCGTCCTGGCGGTGACCGCCACCGGCCGCGAGGCCGAGGATCTCGCCGCGGCGCTCACCGGCCTTCTCGACCCGAGCACGGTCGCGGTCTTCCCGGCATGGGAGACGCTGCCGCATGAGCGGCTGTCGCCGCGCGGCGACACGGTGGGCCAGCGGCTCGCCGTCCTGCGCAGGCTGGCTCACCCGGTCGAGGGGGACGCCGCCGCGGGCCCGCTACGGGTGATCGTCGCGCCGGTCCGGGCGGTGCTCCAGCCGATCGTGCGCGGCCTGGGCGACCTGCGGCCGGTACGGCTGCGCGCCGGCGACGACGCCGATCTCGAAGGCGTCGTCCACCGGCTTGTGGAGAACGGCTACAACCGGGTCGACATGGTGGAGAAGCGCGGTGAGGTGGCCGTCAGGGGCGGCCTGCTGGACGTGTTCCCGCCGACCGAGGAGCACCCGCTGCGGCTGGAGTTCTGGGGTGACAGCGTCGAGGAGATCCGCTGGTTCAAGGTGGCCGACCAGCGGTCGCTGGAGGTGGCGGAGGAGGGGCTGTTCGCGGCCCCCTGCCGCGAGTTGCTGCTGACGGCGGACGTCAGGGAGCGGGCACGGGAGCTCGCCGGGCAACACCCCGCGCTGGCCGAGATCCTCGACCAGCTCGCCGAGGGCGTCCCCATGGAGGGCATGGAGGCGTTCGCGCCGGTGCTCGCCGGGGAGATGGACCTGCTCGTCGACCACCTGCCGGAGCAGGCGGCGGTGTTCGTGTGTGACCCGGAGCGCATCCGCGGCCGTGCCGACGAGCTGGTGCGCACCAGCCAGGAGTTCCTGGAGGCGTCCTGGATCAATGCCGCCTCCGGTGGGGAGGCGCCGATCGACCTGGGCGCGGCGGCGTTCCAGACACTGGAGGACATCCGCGAGCACGCGCGCGAGCTCGGCCAGCCCTGGTGGTCGATCGCGCCGTTCGGCGGCGACGACCTCGGCGACGGGCTGGTCCTCGCGGCACACGAGGCGGAGGCCTACCGAGGCGACACGCAGCGGGCGCTGGGCGACATCAAGGGCTGGCTGGACGAGCACAAGGTCGTCGTGCTGCTCAGCGAGGGGCACGGCCCCGCCGAGCGGATGGTCGAGCTGCTCAAGGGCGTGGACCTGCCGGCACGGCTGGAACGGGAGATCGACCGGGCGCCGGACGCGAAGGTCGTCCACGTCAGCACGGGCCTGATCGAGCACGGCTTCGTCGGCCCCGACCTGGCTGTGCTGACCCATCTGGACCTGGTCGGGCAGAAGGCGTCCACCAAGGACATGCGGCGGCTGCCCTCCAAGCGGCGCAACATGGTCGACCCGCTCCAGCTCAAGGTCGGCGACCATGTGGTGCACGAGCAGCACGGCGTGGGACGCTACATCGAGATGGTGCAGCGGACCGTACAGGGCGCCACCCGCGAATACCTGGTGATCGAGTACGCCAGGGGCGACCGGCTCTACGTGCCGACCGACCAGCTCGACGAGGTCACCCGCTATGTCGGCGGCGAGTCGCCCACGCTCAACCGGATGGGCGGCGCCGACTGGGCCAAGGCCAAGACCAAGGCGAAGAAGGCGGTCAAGGAGATCGCCGGGGAGCTGATCCGCCTCTACTCCGCACGGATGGCCTCGCCGGGGCACGCGTTCGGGCCCGACACGCCGTGGCAGCGGGAGATGGAGGACGCCTTCCCCTACGCCGAGACCGGTGACCAGCTTGAGGCCATCGACGAGGTCAAGCGCGACATGGAGCGCCCGATCCCGATGGACCGGCTGATCTGCGGCGACGTCGGCTACGGCAAGACGGAGATCGCGGTGCGGGCGGCCTTCAAGGCCGTGCAGGACGGCAAGCAGGTGGCGGTGCTGGTGCCGACCACGCTGCTGGTCCAGCAGCACCTGTCCACCTTCGCCGAGCGGTTCTCCGGGTTCCCGCTGAACGTGCGGCCGATGTCGCGCTTCCAGAGCGACGGCGAGGTCAAGGCGACGATGGAGGGCATGCGCGACGGCTCGGTGGACGTGGTGATCGGCACGCACCGGCTGTTCTCGCCAGAGGTCAGGTTCAAGGAGCTGGGCCTGATCATCATCGACGAGGAGCAGCGGTTCGGCGTCGAGCACAAGGAGACCATGAAGCACCTGCGCACGCAGGTCGACGTGCTGGCCATGTCCGCCACGCCGATCCCGCGCACGCTGGAGATGGGGATCACCGGCATCCGCGAGATGTCGACGATCCTCACCCCGCCGGAGGAGCGCCACCCGATCCTCACCTTCGTCGGCCCCTACGACAACAAGCAGATCGGCGCCGCGATCCGGCGCGAGCTGATGCGCGACGGCCAGGTCTTCTTCGTCCACAACCGGGTGGCCAGCATCAACAAGGTCGCGGCCATGCTGCACGAACTCGTGCCCGAGGCCAGGATCGCCGTCGCGCACGGCCAGATGCAGGAGCACCAGCTTGAGAAGATCATGGTGGGGTTCTGGGAGCGTGACTTCGACGTGCTCGTCTGCACCACGATCGTCGAGTCCGGCCTCGACGTGCCCAACGCCAACACGCTGATCGTCGACCGGGCCGACAACTACGGCCTCTCCCAGCTCCATCAGCTCCGCGGCCGGGTCGGCCGGGGCCGAGAGCGCGGTTACGCCTACTTCCTCTACCCCCCGGAGAAGCCGCTCACCGAGACCGCCCACGAGCGCCTGGCCACCATCTCCCAGCACACGGAGATGGGCGCGGGCATGTACGTCGCGATGAAGGACCTGGAGATCCGCGGCGCGGGCAACATCCTGGGAGCCGAGCAGTCCGGCTTCATCGCGGGCGTCGGCTTCGACCTCTACGTGCGCATGATGGCGGAGGCGGTGCAGGAGCAGAAGGCCAAGCTGTCGGGTGGTCCCGTGGAGGAGGAGCGGCCGGACGTCAAGGTCGAGCTGCCGATCAACGCGCACATCCCGCACGACTACGTGACCTCCGAGCGGTTGCGACTGGAGGCCTACAAGCGGATCGCCGCCATCGGCTCCGACGTCCAGGCCGCCGAGGTGCGCGACGAGCTCGTCGACCGGTACGGCAGGCCGCCCCAGGAGGTGGAGAACCTGCTGGAGGTCGCCCGGTTCCGGATCCGCGCCCGCCTGGCCGGTCTGACCGACGTCACCCTGCAGGGGCAGAACATCAGATTCGCCCCGGTGACGCTCAGGGACTCCCAGCAGGTCAGGCTCCAGCGGCTGTACCCGAAGGCACTGCTGAAGCAGGCGAGCGGTACGTTGCTGGTGCCCGTCCCCAAGACCAGACCACTCGGCGGCCAGCCGCTGCGCGACCTGGATCTGCTCAGGTGGTGCGGTGACCTGGTCGAGGCCATGTTCCTTGAGAACATGCCGGTAAAGTAA